The following are encoded together in the Mugil cephalus isolate CIBA_MC_2020 chromosome 18, CIBA_Mcephalus_1.1, whole genome shotgun sequence genome:
- the kif9 gene encoding kinesin-like protein KIF9, translating into MRGPSGEVGVFVRIRPTANFAQDLIQCLPDGQTVNIYQRRDPRKLAESRKSQLSSWSFRLGGVLHNVSQEEVYTRVCKQVVLGALDGYNGTVMCFGQTGAGKTYTMTGSTESFKQRGIIPRALQEVFQEVEKRTEHAFSVHLSYLEIYNETLGDLLSSLQGSPHLSSRGMVVTEDPSRGVFIRGLSLHPVHSEEEALNLLFEGEMNRIIGSHTLNRKSSRSHCILTVHIESRSRIVSNAKYITSKLNLVDLAGSERLGKTVSEGQMLTEATYINKSLLFLEQAILALADRRRDHVPFRQTKLTHALKDSLGGNCNTVLVANIYGEAAQIEETLSTLRFASRMKCVKTNAAVNEHMDPAVHIKKLQKEVQMLKEELSIHNTLIKRAGVTYEPLSEAQLAEIQSQVQMYLEGSLDEISIISIRQVRAVFAQFKVAVQEREQKVKTQLCHTFNLVKKDQSANAAAIMEWDTRSSPEDVEAGSFEGSQKQTNRPSSTKAKAKPKSREKQSQSKRQGEGTPVSKKRSETASKSKLNSVQMPEKEQEPQQPDSDSQDTQESQLAASEPLQVESPQPKAEAFEDFKVGQGSKINFILKENKAVLLKRHSLLRQLTEEVNAVKRAIDCTTATLQQHEMRRDRGQYFDMDGEPDASLLVQLGELKTQYRQRYKALRNIKAEVNYCQHLVDQCRVRLFSEFETWYKRSFLLPEEDDEELDVTSDKNCTREEDSLKSLEELQSEPLSNNPSSESFYNARHRMLKRRKSRVPSCSPVQQNMTVGTGPRRLPRIPLVTKVK; encoded by the exons ATGAGGGGTCCCAGCGGCGAGGTCGGAGTGTTCGTCCGGATCAGACCAACCGCCAACTTCGCTCAAGACCTCATTCAGTGTCTTCCTGACGGGCAG ACTGTGAACATCTATCAAAGAAGAGACCCAAGGAAACTAGCAGAGTCCAGGAAGAGTCAGTTGAGCTCCTGGTCATTTCGGCTGGGAGGGGTCCTGCATAATGTGTCCCAGGAGGAGGTGTACACCAGAGTGTGTAAACAAGTGGTACTGGGAGCACTGGATGGCTATAATG GTACAGTGATGTGTTTTGGGCAGACAGGTGCGGGAAAAACGTACACCATGACAGGATCTACAGAGTCTTTCAAGCAGAGAGGGATCATTCCTCGGGCCCTTCAAGAA GTGTTTcaggaggtggagaagaggaCTGAACACGCGTTCTCCGTGCACCTATCCTACCTGGAGATCTACAATGAGACCCTGGGGGACCTGCTGTCATCACTGCAGGGCTCACCACACCTGTCCTCACGGGGCATGGTGGTGACGGAGGACCCGAGCAGAGGAGTGTTTATCAGAGGTCTGTCTCTTCATCCTGTTCACAGCGAGGAAGAGGCTCTCAACCTTTTGTTTGAG GGAGAGATGAATCGCATAATTGGATCTCATACCCTAAACAGGAAGTCATCCAGGTCGCACTGTATCTTAACAGTGCATATTGAG TCTCGCTCACGAATTGTATCCAATGCCAAGTACATTACCTCTAAGCTAAATCTAGTGGATTTGGCTGGATCTGAGAGGCTGGGAAAGACTGTG TCAGAGGGTCAAATGTTGACGGAAGCCACGTATATCAACAAGTCCTTGTTATTTCTGGAGCAGGCCATCCTGGCTCTAGCAGACCGTCGCAGAGACCATGTCCCCTTCAGACAGACGAAACTCACACATGCCCTCAAAGACTCACTGG GAGGAAACTGCAACACTGTGCTTGTGGCCAACATCTATGGTGAGGCTGCACAGATAGAAGAAACA CTCTCTACTCTGCGTTTTGCCAGCAGAATGAAGTGCGTCAAGACCAATGCTGCTGTTAATGAACACATGGATCCAGCA GTCCACATCAAGAAACTTCAGAAGGAAGTACAAATGCTGAAAGAAGAGTTGTCCATCCATAATACACTG ATCAAGCGAGCAGGTGTCACATATGAGCCGCTGTCCGAAGCCCAACTAGCTGAGATCCAGAGCCAGGTTCAGATGTACCTTGAGGGAAGCCTGGATGAAATCAGT ATCATAAGCATCAGGCAGGTTCGAGCAGTGTTCGCCCAGTTCAAAGTTGCTGTCCA GGAACGGGAGCAGAAGGTTAAGACTCAGCTATGCCACACCTTTAACTTGGTGAAGAAAGACCAAAGTGCTAACGCAGCTGCTATTATG GAGTGGGATACCAGAAGTAGCCCTGAGGATGTGGAGGCTGGCAGCTTTGAGGGgtcacagaaacagacaaatcGCCCAAGTTCAACCAAAGCCAAAGCTAAGCCAAAGTCCAGGGAAAAACAGAG CCAAAGCAAGAGACAAGGAGAAGGGACTCCTGTTTCAAAGAAGCGTTCAGAGACTGCCTCCAAATCAAAGCTAAACTCTGTCCAGATGCCTGAAAAGGAACAGGAGCCACAACAACCAGACAGTGATAGCCAGGACACACAGGAATCACAACTAGCTGCCAGTGAACCTCTTCAGGTTGA GTCTCCTCAGCCCAAAGCAGAAGCATTTGAGGATTTCAAGGTGGGACAAGGCAGCAAGATTAACTTCATCCTTAAGGAGAATAAGGCTGTTCTGCTGAAACGCCACAGTCTTCTCCGACAACTCACGGAAGAGGTCAACGCCGTTAAGAGAGCCATCGACTGCACCACCGCCACCTTACAGCAACACGAGATGAGAAGAGACAGAG GTCAATATTTTGATATGGATGGGGAGCCAGATGCCTCTTTATTGGTGCAGCTTGGAGAGCTTAAGACACAGTACCGGCAGAGATACAAGGCACTGCGTAACATCAAGGCAGAGGTCAACTactgtcaacaccttgtggatCAGTGCAGAGTGCGCCTGTTTTCTG AATTTGAGACCTGGTATAAGCGGTCTTTCCTGTTACctgaggaggacgacgaggagctCGACGTAACTAGCGACAAGAACTGCACACGG GAAGAGGACAGTTTAAAGTCTTTGGAGGAGCTACAGTCAGAGCCTCTCTCCAACAACCCCAGCTCAGAGTCCTTTTATAACGCCCGCCACAGGATGCTGAAACGG AGGAAAAGTAGAGTCCCATCTTGCAGCCCAGTGCAACAGAACATGACTGTAGGAACTGGACCAAGAAGACTTCCTCGAATTCCGCTTGTTACCAAAGTTAAGTGA